The Epinephelus lanceolatus isolate andai-2023 chromosome 12, ASM4190304v1, whole genome shotgun sequence genome segment tgttttaGTTTAAGTTGCCACGTGTTGGAGagatcagccgtagagatgtctgcattctctccaatataatggaactagacggcactagtgccaaaaaatacatttgaaaaactcaacatcaatgtctctttccagaaatcatgacctggttattcaagataatccacagactttgttgtgagcattttcatgtaggaactattttctttctactgaattaCATCCGCCAAtggtatcactgtgcagaaggaagcatgcatctactcatggggAAGAggcttgtgacagtgtgagatgtaaacattaatggtgtccatTTCGgttgagctgtaacattagctagctcggTGATGCTATGTGAGCTAGCAGTATTGATAGATGAATATTGACAATACTGAAACTGTGTGTCAGTAAGATACctcacaaattaaaaatacaaagtatatttcatttaattaagGACATTCGTTAAAACCAAAAAGAAGTTTGAAGTGCAAAAAATGCGCAATAGGTGGCTTAAGCGGGATTTAAACTTGTGCCtacaccgttgtgagcatttatacttgtgcggtggtgtgtctgtgtcactctgcagttgcACCTCCTAAACACTAGTTGGAGGCGGagatttctgtgaagtgctgtaaagtttagttgattcaaaacacgcATTAAACACGCATGAAGTAAGGCTTaatagtgacaatttcaaacacaagtacacaaatcagctttaGTATAACtctcagcattcacagacaaacacttgtctttatctggacacattttccccacaaatacaacatgctaatgtttatagcacaagcctatggcattttacattatataaattagcctggcagctagcagacttttcctcttatcatatgaaaccaggaacaacagcaacatttaacaaaggtgatGTTACAATATTCGGCTCCATTatagctcacaaggttcactgacaaaacacctgttttatactaaacacattttcccgaACAAAAATAACTTGGTAtggttattagcacaagcctattaGCCTAGCAGCCaacagacttttcctctgctcatatgaattcaggataaacacacataagacttaaaatgctatttttgtggaggctttattgtctccaCAAATTATTGTTACTTATCTCTGAaactaaagtaaataaaagctttgtttccactgagggaaatggtttcagcttacaaaaatagacaggaggtctgcttCGCCACGATGTGTAGTAACATTTCTGgagaggtgcacgtcaggctacggcgttgGCTCAGTGTtgacgcagagcctacgctgtagctaCAGCGTCTCTTCAACGCAGAACTATTAATTCTGCCTCAGTTGTAATACCTCGTTACAACTAACCCCACCGGGTGGAAATTTTGTCAAGCCTAGCTAACACCTGTGGGGAGTTGGTTACATAGCTCAAAGTGGTGCTgtgttttaggcaacaagacaGTTGTTAAGATGACATATGGTGGTGAGTTGGTGAGTTACACGGACAGCTCAGTAATCACAAAACAAGTATGACAAAGAAATGTACTTGTATTGGCTGAAAACACTCTTTGTTACTGAACTCAGCTGAAACATGTCCAATCTCTGTGGAATTTCACAGGTCATTGTTTGGTCGTATTGTGGTCAACTGGCTGGAAGCAAGAAAGGATCGACCCTATGTAACCACATAATAAGTCCATGTAGCAATTAACCTAGGTAGATAGGTTACGCCCAACGCCCCcctaatgagtacttttactttggtcAGTTTAAGTATTGCTACTGACACTTCAGTATGTGTATCAGCAttagattttgaatgcaggacttttattagTAACACAGTATTTGGTCGttgtggtattgctacttttactaaGTGAAAGATCTAGAAGATTTCTTCTTCTACCACTGTCAGAATATTACTGTGCATGTTCATGTCTACTTTAGTAAAGTGAACACACTGTAGTTTTGGATTTTCAGTTATATTTTATGAcggattattttatttttcaaagctCACTGCGATAAACAAATGCATTTAGATAAAAAAGTCCTGAGTCGAGGTTAACAAGTCGCAAGTCGAGTCCCACGTGTTcaactttgagtttcaagtcctaaacaagtcataatgcactctttACCAAATGAAgggccattttaacaacacattaacaatatattaaaatcatgaatgctttttaaaatctgtattttatttgttaaaacaatttTGTTAAATAAGTGCAGGTGCACTTCATAGCATTTAGCACTTTTAATCAGAATgaaatttgtatgtttttgtccTGTCTTGTATTTATCTCATCTCACATTGGGAAAATGTTTCCCTTTCCAAATTTGTAAGACATGTTTTATGAGACTACTCTTCACTTAAAGCAACATCAAAGCgatattgtatatatatatatatatatatatatatacatatatatatgtatgtatgtatacatatatatacatataaagaGATTATATATAATCtctttataaagcacttttcaaaatagttacaaagtgctttacatgtcaataatcaAGACAGACtggacatgaaaacaacaacttttaaaagaactgataaaaacactttagcctatgaaaacagaggaaataatagacattttaaatgaacttaaaactccagtaaaatcaggaaaggctctctgataaaagtatgttttaagaatggacttaaaagagatcacCGACTTGGTAGACCTGATTTCCTCGGGCAGACTGTTCAGAGCCTCGaggccctgacagcaaacgctctgtcccctttagtgTCAGCCAGGCCTTgtgaagagccttaaaagtcatCAGTAATCAGCTGGTTctggtttatatatatatatatatatatatatatatatatatatatatatatatatatatatgtatgtaagtaagtcaaaaggctcaagtccaagtgaagtcacaagtcactgatgttaaagtccaagtccaGCTGCAagccttttttgattttgtcaagtcgagCACAAAGTCATCACATTTATGACTTGAATCTGACTTGAGTCCAGGTCATGTTACTCGAGTGCCCACGTCTGGTACAAAGCTGCCAGGGAGCCAAAGTACGAGAAAAATGACACAGGCGCCtctaaaaatgtacaaatactAAATAATAATCACTCAAAATATTGTCATAGAACAATTCAAGGTTGTAATGaatattttcacttttatacacacaaatacagcagAAAAATGTAAGAAACAAAACTACAATACAGTCTATTTACATGTAAACTTATTTTATCCCACCTCTTAAAACACtagtattttattgttttataaatttCCTTCAAAAGATGCGTAAAAGCCTCACATCAGCACTTCTGACTGTACTTTGCACAatgtataaatacatttatgctaatataaataaaacatgcttgATAGTGTATTCACCAGTGAAAAGACAGCTTCAGTGAACTGATGAACAAATAAAAGTGCAACATTAGTGAACGAAaaagagccaccttgggtcacatttgtaaaactcacaactcacctcacacacagacagtaggCCCCCTGCATAGTCTCGCTGTCTCTCAGCAGAAAGCTGCCATCGTGTCCAAACCGTTCCAGCAGCCTCTCTGTGGCCTCGCTTCCAATTCTCCCGTAGTAAATAGACCATACCAGCATCCCCTCCCTCTCCATGTTGCCTGCAAGATGGGCACCTGTGTGTGTCGAGGGTTGGTGAGGGTGCAGcaggctgcagcagcaaacgAGTGTGTGAGAGACTGTCAGGCAGGAAAAGCTCTTCTGGTTTTCACACTTTTCTGTCATGCAGCTGCACCTCGCATGTCTGTGCACTTTGACCAAACCAGaataatggcttttatctgcTGAATGTGAAAGTATATTTTTGGCTCCACtttgctttttacatttttacatttcctgCTTTGCAAGTCACAAAAGAG includes the following:
- the LOC117271937 gene encoding SH2 domain-containing protein 1A-like isoform X1, yielding MTEKCENQKSFSCLTVSHTLVCCCSLLHPHQPSTHTGAHLAGNMEREGMLVWSIYYGRIGSEATERLLERFGHDGSFLLRDSETMQGAYCLCVRRAPFVYTYRLVHSTDGWGLQQDSGVRLQRFQTLETLIESYRRGTASDVSITPLTDPLYKTQLQYPSLGQEFVYMETCRSGRSVY
- the LOC117271937 gene encoding SH2 domain-containing protein 1A-like isoform X2; amino-acid sequence: MTEKCENQKSFSCLTVSHTLVCCCSLLHPHQPSTHTGAHLAGNMEREGMLVWSIYYGRIGSEATERLLERFGHDGSFLLRDSETMQGAYCLCVRRAPFVYTYRLVHSTDGWGLQDSGVRLQRFQTLETLIESYRRGTASDVSITPLTDPLYKTQLQYPSLGQEFVYMETCRSGRSVY